The following are encoded in a window of Pseudomonas multiresinivorans genomic DNA:
- a CDS encoding GntP family permease, producing the protein MLGMSHETYLLLDAVVTIIGLILLITRFKIHPFVALIIAAGFLGLTSGMPVATIVKSFQDGFGGVLGFVGIILALGTMLGKMMAESGGADQIARTLIQAFGKQRVHWAMMFAAFLVGIPLFFEIGFILLVPLVFIVARRSGVSLIKIGIPLLAGLSAVHGLVPPHPGPLLAIGVFGADIGKTIFYGLLVALPTAAIAGPIFGAWISKMIPGQPNEELVAQIAHEPDTSNLPSFGVTLFTVLLPVFLMLLKTFADVMLADGHVVRAWLDMIGHPITALLLALLLSLYTFGHARGFDSKKILKLLDQSLAPTAAIVMIIGAGGGFKQMLVASGVGDVIGHMAVHAQISPILLAWLVAAVIRIATGSATVATITGAGIVVPVIDLIPGVNRELLVLATGAGSLILSHVNDAGFWLVKQYFNMSVMETFKTWTAMETILSVVGLGFILLLSLFV; encoded by the coding sequence ATGCTCGGCATGTCCCACGAGACCTATCTGCTGCTGGATGCGGTGGTCACCATCATCGGCCTGATCCTGCTGATCACCCGCTTCAAGATCCATCCCTTCGTCGCCCTGATCATCGCCGCCGGCTTCCTCGGCCTGACCTCCGGCATGCCGGTGGCGACCATCGTCAAATCCTTCCAGGACGGTTTTGGCGGCGTGCTCGGCTTCGTCGGCATCATCCTTGCGCTGGGCACCATGCTCGGCAAGATGATGGCCGAGTCCGGCGGCGCCGATCAGATCGCCCGCACGCTGATCCAGGCCTTCGGCAAGCAGCGCGTGCACTGGGCGATGATGTTCGCCGCCTTCCTGGTTGGCATCCCGCTGTTCTTCGAGATCGGCTTCATCCTGCTGGTGCCGCTGGTGTTCATCGTCGCCCGGCGCAGCGGCGTGTCGCTGATCAAGATCGGCATCCCGCTGCTCGCCGGCCTCTCTGCCGTGCACGGCCTGGTGCCGCCGCACCCGGGCCCGCTGCTGGCCATCGGCGTATTCGGCGCGGATATCGGCAAGACCATTTTCTATGGCCTGCTGGTCGCCCTGCCCACCGCCGCCATTGCCGGCCCGATCTTCGGTGCCTGGATCTCGAAGATGATCCCCGGCCAGCCCAATGAAGAGCTGGTCGCGCAGATCGCCCACGAGCCGGACACCAGCAACCTGCCCAGCTTCGGCGTCACCCTGTTCACCGTGCTGCTGCCGGTGTTCCTGATGCTGCTGAAAACCTTCGCCGACGTCATGCTCGCCGATGGCCATGTGGTACGCGCCTGGCTGGACATGATCGGCCACCCGATCACCGCCCTGCTCCTGGCACTGCTGCTGTCGCTCTACACCTTCGGCCATGCCCGTGGGTTCGACTCGAAGAAGATTCTCAAGCTGCTCGACCAGAGCCTCGCGCCCACCGCCGCCATCGTGATGATCATCGGCGCCGGCGGCGGCTTCAAACAGATGCTGGTGGCCAGCGGCGTGGGCGACGTGATCGGCCACATGGCAGTCCACGCGCAGATTTCGCCGATCCTCCTGGCCTGGCTGGTCGCCGCGGTGATCCGTATCGCCACCGGCTCCGCCACCGTTGCCACCATCACCGGCGCAGGCATCGTGGTGCCGGTGATCGACCTGATCCCCGGCGTGAATCGCGAACTGCTGGTACTGGCGACCGGCGCCGGCTCGCTGATCCTTTCCCACGTCAACGACGCCGGGTTCTGGCTGGTGAAGCAGTACTTCAACATGAGCGTGATGGAGACCTTCAAGACCTGGACGGCCATGGAGACCATTCTCTCGGTGGTCGGCCTGGGCTTCATCCTGCTGCTGTCGCTGTTTGTCTGA
- a CDS encoding NADP-dependent glyceraldehyde-3-phosphate dehydrogenase, which produces MPDNNKLDHLFPRLTDIPDAWRPDAPVEQREYLVNGELLRWDGPLAPVRSPIFLATDEGDQQVTLGSTPLLDADAALAALDAAVAAYDNGQGEWPNLRVAERITHVERFLARMREQRTAVVKLLMWEIGKNLKDSEKEFDRTCDYIVDTIEALKALDRRSSRFELEQGTLGQIRRVPLGVALCMGPYNYPLNETFTTLIPALIMGNTVVFKPAKFGVLLIRPLLEAFRDSFPPGVINVIYGRGRETVSALMASGKVDVFAFIGTHSGAADLKKLHPRPHRLRAALGLDAKNPGIVLPSVDLDNAVSEAITGALSFNGQRCTALKILFVHEDVLDSFLDKFSAKLAELKPGMPWEPGVALTPLPEPGKVDYLKGLLEDALAKGAKIINAGGGESRESFFYPALLSPVRADMRLYNEEQFGPLVPVVPYRELDEVIDYVLQSDYGQQLSLFGNDPAQIGPLVDAFVNQVGRININAQCQRGPDSYPFNGRKNSAEGTLSVHDALRTFSIRTLVATRFTDANKELISQIIRDRDSSFLTTDYIF; this is translated from the coding sequence ATGCCCGACAACAACAAGCTCGACCATCTGTTCCCCCGCCTCACCGACATCCCCGACGCCTGGCGCCCCGATGCCCCTGTCGAGCAACGCGAATACCTGGTCAACGGCGAACTGCTCCGCTGGGACGGCCCGCTGGCTCCCGTGCGCAGCCCGATCTTCCTCGCCACCGATGAAGGTGATCAACAGGTGACCCTCGGCAGTACGCCGCTGCTGGATGCCGACGCCGCCCTCGCCGCGCTGGATGCCGCCGTGGCCGCCTACGACAACGGCCAGGGCGAATGGCCGAACCTGCGCGTGGCCGAGCGCATCACCCACGTCGAGCGCTTCCTTGCCCGCATGCGCGAGCAGCGCACCGCCGTGGTCAAGCTGCTGATGTGGGAGATCGGCAAGAACCTCAAGGACTCGGAGAAGGAGTTCGACCGCACCTGCGACTACATCGTCGACACCATCGAGGCGCTCAAGGCGCTGGATCGCCGCTCCAGCCGCTTCGAACTGGAACAGGGCACCCTCGGGCAGATTCGCCGCGTGCCGCTGGGCGTCGCGCTGTGCATGGGCCCGTACAACTACCCGCTGAACGAAACCTTCACCACCCTGATCCCGGCACTGATCATGGGCAACACTGTAGTCTTCAAGCCCGCCAAATTCGGCGTGCTGCTGATCCGCCCGCTGCTCGAAGCCTTCCGCGACAGCTTCCCGCCGGGGGTAATCAACGTCATCTACGGGCGCGGCCGCGAGACCGTCAGCGCACTGATGGCCAGCGGCAAGGTCGACGTCTTCGCCTTCATCGGCACCCACTCCGGCGCCGCAGACCTGAAGAAGCTCCACCCGCGCCCGCACCGCCTGCGCGCCGCTCTCGGCCTGGACGCCAAGAACCCCGGCATCGTCCTGCCCAGCGTCGACCTCGACAACGCCGTCAGTGAGGCCATCACCGGCGCCCTCTCCTTCAACGGCCAGCGCTGCACCGCGCTGAAGATCCTCTTCGTCCATGAGGATGTGCTGGACAGCTTCCTCGACAAGTTCAGCGCCAAGCTCGCCGAACTCAAGCCCGGCATGCCCTGGGAGCCAGGCGTGGCGCTGACGCCGCTGCCCGAACCGGGCAAGGTTGATTATCTGAAGGGTCTACTGGAGGACGCCCTGGCCAAGGGCGCCAAGATCATCAACGCCGGCGGCGGCGAGAGTCGCGAGAGCTTCTTCTACCCCGCGCTGCTCAGCCCTGTGCGTGCCGACATGCGCCTCTACAACGAAGAACAGTTCGGCCCGCTGGTGCCCGTGGTGCCGTACCGCGAGCTGGACGAGGTGATCGACTACGTCCTGCAATCCGACTACGGCCAGCAGCTCAGCCTGTTCGGCAACGATCCGGCGCAGATCGGCCCGCTGGTGGACGCCTTCGTCAACCAGGTGGGCCGCATCAACATCAACGCCCAGTGCCAGCGCGGCCCGGACAGTTATCCCTTCAACGGCCGCAAGAACTCCGCCGAAGGCACCCTCTCCGTCCATGACGCCCTGCGCACCTTCTCCATCCGCACCCTGGTCGCCACGCGCTTCACCGACGCCAACAAGGAGCTGATCAGCCAGATCATCCGCGACCGCGATTCGAGCTTCCTGACAACTGACTATATCTTTTAG
- a CDS encoding RidA family protein: MSGYNAVLARNTDKAPQGTGPYSQTVAFSHYNNLSAQLPIDPASGKLVAGGVKEQAEQCYRNLKAVVESIGHKLDDSVRISIFLTNIADAEAVGKVHASFFPDYVPTLTTVGVAALPLGAQVQVEALITCGEGTIPNAPQAGDLIKVEGSTENAPLNPLSTQSVAFSHYNNLSAQLPIDPRTGKLVSGGIKEQTAQCLRNIKNILEGIDVPFDDIVRITVFVKNLADMEAVNQVYTTFFPDSAIARAVGYFPARTVATVKALPLDALVQVEAVVSHGDGTPPQAVEDRHGIVIKAHNTDAAPRCPYSTQTVAFSHYNHISAQLPLDVRTGELVAGGVKEQAAQCFKHLKAIVESIDHALADVVKVNLFLTNIDDIAAVDEVYASCFPGGTPARRTVGVSALPKGASIQIDAVVANAEGTPPAA; encoded by the coding sequence ATGAGTGGCTACAACGCAGTACTGGCAAGAAATACCGACAAGGCACCCCAGGGCACCGGCCCTTACTCGCAAACCGTCGCTTTCTCCCACTACAACAACCTGTCGGCGCAACTGCCCATCGACCCTGCCAGCGGAAAACTGGTCGCCGGCGGCGTGAAAGAACAAGCCGAACAGTGCTACAGAAACCTCAAGGCCGTGGTGGAAAGCATCGGTCACAAACTGGACGACAGCGTCCGTATCTCGATCTTCCTGACCAACATCGCGGACGCCGAAGCCGTCGGCAAAGTCCACGCCAGCTTCTTCCCGGACTACGTCCCGACCCTGACCACCGTTGGCGTGGCAGCGCTGCCACTGGGCGCCCAGGTGCAGGTCGAAGCCCTCATCACCTGCGGTGAAGGCACCATCCCCAACGCCCCGCAGGCCGGCGACCTGATCAAGGTCGAAGGCAGCACCGAAAATGCGCCGCTGAACCCGCTCTCGACGCAGTCCGTGGCCTTCTCCCACTACAACAACCTGTCCGCGCAGCTGCCCATCGACCCGCGCACCGGCAAGCTGGTATCCGGTGGCATCAAGGAACAGACCGCGCAGTGCCTGCGCAACATCAAGAACATCCTCGAAGGCATCGACGTGCCCTTCGATGACATCGTTCGGATCACCGTCTTCGTCAAGAACCTCGCCGACATGGAAGCGGTGAACCAGGTCTACACCACCTTCTTCCCTGACTCCGCCATTGCCCGCGCCGTCGGCTACTTCCCGGCGCGCACCGTGGCGACGGTGAAAGCCCTGCCGCTGGACGCGCTGGTACAGGTCGAAGCCGTGGTCTCCCACGGTGACGGCACCCCGCCGCAAGCGGTGGAAGACCGCCACGGCATCGTCATCAAGGCCCACAACACCGACGCCGCGCCGCGTTGCCCCTACTCCACCCAGACCGTCGCCTTCTCCCACTACAACCACATCTCCGCCCAGCTGCCGCTGGACGTACGGACCGGTGAGCTGGTGGCAGGCGGTGTGAAGGAACAGGCCGCGCAGTGCTTCAAGCACCTCAAAGCCATCGTCGAAAGCATCGACCATGCCCTGGCGGATGTGGTGAAGGTCAACCTCTTCCTGACCAACATCGACGACATCGCCGCAGTGGATGAGGTGTACGCCAGCTGCTTCCCTGGCGGCACGCCGGCGCGCCGCACCGTGGGCGTCTCGGCCCTGCCCAAGGGCGCCTCGATCCAGATCGACGCCGTGGTCGCCAACGCCGAAGGCACCCCGCCGGCCGCGTGA
- a CDS encoding GGDEF domain-containing protein, which translates to MVTTVILSMLCVHLLCFCVMFLLISRRLNGRKMGMDVFALGNLLLGLAYILQLLGGPASWGLMSVVNHTLTLCAPVAYVLGALRFFDRPTPVWRPLLTLAAGYLLAQVLVQTLFGSAARHALLAGSCAVLFLTMTVAVLYAGRTVARDLRVEMVVFAVLIGGICALNAIKFVMILQGGMGALDMNSSFQRTFYIYMSFLGTVLPPCAVWLVLRRLTDELRTMAAHDPLTHLLNRRGLLDGLEAHFRSRRAGAAYLLIVDIDHFKRINDTHGHQVGDLVLCHVAEVLKSTARQGDLICRLGGEEFVVIALNTDGAGALQLAERTRVAIEHSQVPGVGAGQPIRCTATIGVSPEFSSAHALDGVLQQADAALYRGKTSGRNRVEGVVA; encoded by the coding sequence ATGGTCACGACTGTCATCCTCAGCATGCTCTGCGTGCACCTGCTCTGTTTCTGCGTGATGTTCCTGCTGATCAGCAGGCGACTGAATGGCCGGAAGATGGGCATGGATGTGTTTGCGCTGGGCAATCTGTTGCTGGGGCTCGCCTATATCCTGCAACTGCTGGGCGGCCCGGCAAGCTGGGGGCTGATGAGTGTCGTCAACCACACGCTGACGCTCTGCGCGCCGGTGGCCTATGTGCTGGGTGCGCTGCGTTTCTTCGACCGCCCCACGCCAGTGTGGCGCCCACTGCTGACGCTGGCCGCCGGCTACCTGTTGGCGCAGGTGCTGGTGCAGACGCTGTTCGGCTCGGCGGCGCGCCACGCGCTGCTGGCGGGATCCTGCGCGGTGCTGTTCCTGACCATGACCGTGGCGGTGTTGTATGCCGGACGAACCGTTGCCAGGGATCTTCGCGTGGAGATGGTGGTGTTTGCCGTGTTGATCGGCGGCATCTGTGCGCTGAATGCGATCAAGTTCGTGATGATTCTCCAGGGAGGAATGGGCGCGCTGGATATGAACAGCAGCTTCCAGCGCACCTTCTACATCTACATGTCCTTCCTGGGGACGGTGCTGCCTCCGTGCGCCGTCTGGCTGGTGCTGCGCCGCCTGACGGATGAGCTGCGCACCATGGCTGCCCATGACCCGCTCACTCATCTGCTCAACCGGCGGGGCTTGCTCGACGGGCTGGAGGCGCACTTCCGCTCCCGGCGTGCCGGTGCGGCTTACCTGTTGATCGTGGATATCGACCACTTCAAGCGCATCAACGATACCCACGGCCATCAGGTGGGCGATCTCGTGCTCTGCCATGTCGCGGAAGTCCTCAAGAGCACGGCGCGCCAGGGCGACCTGATCTGCCGCCTGGGCGGCGAGGAGTTCGTGGTGATTGCCCTGAACACGGACGGAGCGGGTGCCTTGCAACTGGCGGAGCGCACGCGAGTGGCGATTGAGCACAGCCAGGTGCCCGGCGTCGGTGCGGGTCAGCCGATCCGCTGTACGGCGACCATCGGTGTTTCGCCTGAATTCAGCAGCGCGCATGCGCTGGATGGCGTGCTGCAGCAGGCCGATGCGGCGCTGTACCGGGGCAAGACTTCGGGGCGCAATCGCGTGGAAGGGGTTGTTGCCTAG
- a CDS encoding Bro-N domain-containing protein yields MDDLYVPTVFHRYNRSLRGVLIDNQPWLVARELGYLIRERVETYVLRLDEDLFREARLVTGGGEEVALLVNDFGAFHVLHRYRDPEHRELRRWITGHVLPVLRDQEPGRAGFPQRMQARRDGRALAVLDWQGELWVPMHEVPRLMREERRGRWWRRE; encoded by the coding sequence ATGGACGACCTCTACGTTCCCACCGTTTTCCACCGCTACAACCGTTCCCTGCGCGGCGTGTTGATCGACAACCAGCCCTGGTTGGTCGCCCGCGAGCTGGGCTATCTGATCCGCGAGCGGGTCGAGACTTATGTTCTTCGTCTGGATGAAGACCTGTTTCGCGAAGCGCGCCTGGTGACGGGCGGCGGCGAGGAGGTCGCGTTGCTGGTGAATGATTTTGGCGCTTTCCATGTGCTGCATCGATATCGCGACCCGGAGCATCGGGAGTTGCGCCGGTGGATCACCGGGCATGTGTTGCCGGTGTTGAGGGATCAGGAGCCTGGCAGGGCGGGATTCCCGCAGCGCATGCAGGCAAGACGGGACGGCCGTGCGCTGGCGGTGCTGGATTGGCAGGGTGAGTTGTGGGTGCCGATGCATGAGGTGCCGAGATTGATGCGTGAGGAGCGGCGCGGGCGTTGGTGGCGCAGGGAGTAG
- a CDS encoding autotransporter outer membrane beta-barrel domain-containing protein: MSFNSDKVKDRLPGDRYELKVGQQGQVSKNTSVWGSVAAETG; the protein is encoded by the coding sequence ATGTCGTTCAATTCCGACAAGGTGAAAGACCGACTGCCGGGCGATCGATACGAGCTAAAGGTCGGCCAGCAAGGGCAGGTCAGCAAGAACACCAGCGTCTGGGGTAGCGTCGCTGCGGAGACGGGGTAG
- the pstS gene encoding phosphate ABC transporter substrate-binding protein PstS produces MKSFVKSAAIAVTLSMCATSVTFADESVRLTGSGASFPAPIYLTWFKDFSKKSAGVTVDYQSKGSGAGVQDFLNKTVDFAASDSAMKDEDIAKVAEGVQLLPMTAGEIVLAYNLPGSPKGLKLPRDVYSNIFLGKITQWNDPQIVAANPELKLPALPITVVVRADSSGTTAVFTKHMSTINPEFKTALGEGNTVNWPASDKFIKSPKNDGVTATVRQTPGAIGYIEYGFAKLAKVDFAQLQNKAGQYVVPNAESGAAALAAVKFPENLVAWLPDPDGAQSYPITSYTWMIFRKHNESPAKAKAMREMVEYGLTEGQKIADSMGYIPLPQAVVDQVRKASANIQ; encoded by the coding sequence ATGAAAAGCTTTGTGAAATCTGCTGCGATCGCCGTTACGCTGTCCATGTGTGCCACTTCCGTCACCTTTGCCGACGAAAGCGTCCGCCTGACCGGCTCTGGCGCCAGCTTCCCCGCTCCGATCTACCTGACCTGGTTCAAGGACTTCAGCAAGAAATCCGCTGGCGTCACCGTGGATTACCAGTCCAAGGGCAGCGGTGCGGGCGTACAGGATTTCCTCAACAAGACCGTGGACTTCGCGGCCAGTGACTCGGCCATGAAAGACGAGGACATCGCCAAGGTTGCCGAAGGCGTGCAACTGCTGCCGATGACCGCCGGCGAAATCGTCCTGGCGTACAACCTGCCGGGCAGCCCCAAAGGGCTGAAACTGCCGCGCGACGTTTACTCCAACATCTTCCTGGGCAAGATCACTCAGTGGAACGACCCGCAGATCGTCGCGGCCAACCCTGAGCTGAAGCTGCCGGCCCTGCCGATCACCGTTGTCGTGCGTGCGGATTCCAGTGGCACCACCGCTGTGTTCACCAAGCACATGTCGACCATCAACCCGGAGTTCAAGACCGCCCTGGGTGAAGGCAACACCGTCAACTGGCCGGCCAGCGACAAATTCATCAAGTCGCCGAAGAACGATGGCGTGACCGCTACCGTTCGCCAGACCCCTGGCGCCATCGGCTACATCGAGTACGGCTTCGCCAAGCTGGCCAAGGTCGACTTCGCCCAGCTGCAGAACAAGGCCGGTCAGTACGTCGTACCGAACGCAGAAAGCGGTGCCGCGGCGCTGGCTGCCGTGAAGTTTCCGGAGAACCTGGTGGCCTGGCTGCCCGATCCGGACGGTGCCCAGTCCTACCCGATCACCTCCTACACCTGGATGATCTTCCGCAAGCACAACGAGAGCCCGGCCAAGGCCAAGGCCATGCGTGAAATGGTCGAGTATGGCCTGACCGAAGGGCAGAAGATCGCTGATTCGATGGGCTACATCCCGCTGCCGCAAGCAGTTGTCGATCAGGTTCGCAAAGCTTCCGCCAACATCCAGTAA
- the pstC gene encoding phosphate ABC transporter permease subunit PstC, with protein sequence MTQPFVVPVNPDSACQPPSAKDFLVDRTFRAIARLGVVLILVLVVALVFEVGRKAFPGMEKHGLDVLLGSVWDVNQGKYGILPAIWGTLYSALIALLIAGLFGVSMAIFLTQDFLPAKLAAVFRTIVELLAAIPSVVYGLWGIYVVIPAIRPLTAWLNSELGWIPFFGTSLSGPGLLPASLVLAIMILPTIAAVSQDALASVPMKTKQAAYGMGTTHWEAILKVMVPSAATGIFGSLVLGLGRALGETMALAMLVGNANTISLSLFAPANTLAALLALNFPEAGPNEVEVLMYAALVLMFITLIVNVLGSMIMLYAQRGTK encoded by the coding sequence ATGACCCAACCTTTTGTCGTACCGGTAAATCCGGACTCTGCCTGCCAACCGCCATCCGCGAAGGATTTCCTGGTTGACCGGACCTTCCGTGCCATTGCACGTCTGGGTGTGGTCCTGATTCTGGTGCTGGTCGTTGCCCTCGTGTTCGAAGTCGGCCGCAAGGCCTTTCCGGGCATGGAGAAACATGGCCTGGACGTTCTCCTGGGTTCGGTCTGGGACGTCAACCAGGGCAAGTACGGCATTTTGCCGGCCATCTGGGGCACGCTCTACAGCGCACTGATCGCTCTGCTGATCGCAGGCCTGTTCGGCGTCAGCATGGCGATCTTCCTGACCCAGGATTTCCTCCCCGCCAAGCTTGCGGCGGTGTTCCGTACCATCGTCGAACTGCTCGCCGCCATCCCCAGCGTCGTTTATGGCCTGTGGGGGATCTACGTGGTGATCCCGGCCATTCGCCCGCTGACGGCGTGGTTGAACAGCGAACTCGGCTGGATACCCTTTTTCGGCACATCGTTGAGCGGGCCAGGGTTGCTGCCCGCCTCTCTGGTGCTTGCCATCATGATTCTGCCCACTATTGCCGCGGTCTCGCAGGACGCTCTTGCCAGCGTGCCGATGAAGACCAAGCAGGCCGCCTACGGCATGGGGACCACCCATTGGGAAGCGATCCTCAAGGTGATGGTGCCCTCCGCTGCCACCGGCATCTTCGGCTCCCTGGTTCTGGGCCTGGGCCGCGCACTGGGTGAAACCATGGCCCTGGCCATGCTGGTCGGCAACGCGAACACCATTTCCCTGTCGCTGTTTGCACCGGCCAACACGCTGGCAGCCTTACTGGCGCTGAACTTCCCCGAAGCCGGGCCGAACGAGGTTGAAGTGCTGATGTATGCCGCACTGGTGCTGATGTTCATCACGCTGATCGTGAACGTACTCGGCTCCATGATCATGCTTTACGCCCAGCGGGGGACCAAGTAA
- the pstA gene encoding phosphate ABC transporter permease PstA — translation MTSLTPTASALPSLQRKLEGRALRSLVLTTLVWLGALLASVPLISVLYMLITRGGARLSLEVFTELPPTGFETGGGFGNALAGTFVMVGIAAAIAVPVGIMAAVFLAELGPDSKLASAARFAAKTLTGLPSILAGVFAYALVVMTTGTYSAPAGGVALAVLMLPIVVLTAEESMKMVPKIMKDAAYGMGCTRAQVIWKIVLPTGLPAILTGVMLAVARAAGETAPLLFTALFSNYWIYHDGSLAVMNPTASLSVLIYNFSGMPFDNQLELAWAASLVLVMIVLVVNVISRIFGKPKF, via the coding sequence ATGACCAGCCTCACTCCTACCGCATCTGCCCTGCCGAGCCTGCAGCGCAAACTCGAGGGCCGTGCCCTGCGCAGCCTGGTGCTGACCACGCTGGTCTGGCTGGGCGCCCTGCTGGCCAGCGTGCCGCTGATCTCCGTGCTCTACATGCTGATCACCCGTGGTGGTGCGCGCCTGAGCCTGGAGGTCTTCACCGAACTGCCACCGACCGGCTTCGAGACGGGCGGCGGCTTCGGCAACGCGCTGGCCGGCACCTTCGTCATGGTCGGTATCGCCGCCGCCATTGCCGTTCCGGTTGGCATCATGGCAGCCGTCTTCCTGGCTGAACTGGGCCCGGACAGCAAACTGGCAAGCGCCGCGCGCTTTGCCGCCAAGACGCTCACCGGCCTGCCCTCCATCCTGGCCGGGGTCTTCGCCTACGCCCTGGTCGTGATGACCACCGGTACCTACTCGGCACCGGCGGGTGGCGTGGCACTGGCCGTGCTGATGCTGCCGATCGTCGTGCTCACGGCCGAAGAGTCGATGAAGATGGTGCCCAAGATCATGAAGGATGCCGCCTACGGCATGGGCTGCACCCGCGCCCAGGTCATCTGGAAGATCGTCCTGCCTACCGGCCTGCCGGCGATTCTCACCGGCGTCATGCTGGCCGTGGCGCGCGCCGCAGGCGAGACCGCGCCGTTGCTGTTCACCGCGTTGTTCAGCAACTACTGGATCTACCACGACGGCAGCCTGGCAGTGATGAACCCCACGGCCTCGCTTTCCGTACTGATCTACAACTTCTCCGGCATGCCCTTCGACAACCAGCTCGAGCTCGCGTGGGCCGCATCGCTGGTGCTGGTGATGATCGTGCTGGTCGTGAACGTCATCAGTCGCATTTTTGGCAAGCCCAAGTTTTGA
- the pstB gene encoding phosphate ABC transporter ATP-binding protein PstB: protein MDCKLDKIFYGNFMAVRDSHVPIEKNKITGFIGPSGCGKSTVLRSLNRMNDLVRGFRFEGHVHFLGQDVYGKGVDPVVVRRYIGMVFQQPNPFSMSIFDNVAFGLRLNRYKGDIGDRVKHALQGAALWDEVKDKLKVSGLSLSGGQQQRLCIARAIATEPEVLLLDEPCSALDPIATRRVEELMVELKKDYTIALVTHNMQQAIRVADTTAFFSVDISQGTRTGYLVEMGATKQIFESPREKMTEDYISGKFS, encoded by the coding sequence ATGGACTGCAAACTGGACAAGATTTTCTACGGCAATTTCATGGCGGTACGTGACAGCCACGTGCCGATCGAAAAGAACAAGATCACCGGATTCATCGGCCCTTCCGGCTGTGGCAAGAGCACCGTGCTGCGCAGCCTGAACCGGATGAACGATCTGGTGCGCGGCTTCCGCTTCGAGGGCCACGTGCATTTCCTCGGGCAGGACGTCTACGGCAAGGGTGTGGACCCTGTCGTCGTGCGCCGCTACATCGGCATGGTGTTCCAGCAGCCGAACCCGTTTTCGATGAGCATCTTCGACAACGTCGCGTTTGGCCTGCGCCTCAATCGCTACAAGGGCGACATCGGCGACCGGGTCAAGCATGCCCTGCAGGGCGCTGCGCTGTGGGATGAAGTGAAGGACAAGCTGAAGGTGAGCGGCCTGTCGCTCTCCGGTGGCCAGCAGCAACGCCTGTGCATCGCTCGCGCCATTGCCACCGAACCGGAAGTCCTGTTGCTGGATGAGCCGTGCTCGGCACTCGACCCGATCGCTACCCGCCGTGTCGAGGAGCTGATGGTCGAGCTGAAGAAGGACTACACCATCGCGCTGGTCACCCACAACATGCAGCAGGCCATCCGTGTCGCTGACACGACGGCGTTCTTCTCGGTGGACATTTCCCAAGGTACGCGCACGGGCTACCTGGTCGAAATGGGCGCGACGAAGCAGATCTTCGAAAGCCCGCGGGAAAAAATGACCGAGGACTACATCAGCGGCAAGTTCAGCTGA